A stretch of the bacterium genome encodes the following:
- a CDS encoding sigma-70 family RNA polymerase sigma factor: MKEEELIKKAQTRDPEAFGLLYDQYLPAIYRFILLKIGDKVTTEDLAHQVFLSAWQNIEKYKIQGFPFSSWLYRIAHNAVIDYYRTDKKNLNLESIAETAAVNNLEEKIDQEFELNIIKAALKELPEEQQSIIIMRFVEDMTNEEIAVALGKNEGAIRTAQHRSLENIRKIVNEKYNRKIKEV, from the coding sequence ATGAAAGAAGAAGAATTAATCAAAAAGGCCCAAACCCGAGATCCGGAAGCTTTTGGTTTGCTTTATGACCAATACTTGCCGGCTATTTATCGGTTTATTCTATTAAAAATCGGGGATAAAGTCACGACCGAAGACCTGGCCCATCAAGTTTTCCTGAGCGCCTGGCAAAATATTGAAAAATATAAAATCCAGGGTTTCCCTTTCTCAAGCTGGCTTTACCGGATCGCCCATAACGCCGTAATTGATTATTACCGGACCGATAAAAAGAATCTTAATCTGGAGAGTATTGCAGAAACCGCGGCTGTTAATAATTTAGAAGAAAAAATAGATCAGGAATTTGAATTGAACATTATAAAGGCTGCCCTTAAGGAACTTCCGGAAGAACAGCAATCAATTATCATCATGAGATTTGTGGAAGATATGACTAACGAAGAAATCGCCGTAGCTCTTGGAAAAAATGAAGGAGCGATTAGGACTGCCCAACACCGATCTCTTGAAAACATTAGAAAAATCGTCAATGAAAAATATAATAGAAAAATTAAAGAAGTTTAA
- the cysS gene encoding cysteine--tRNA ligase encodes MLRLFNTLTHKIEKFKPIKAGLVKLYVCGPTVYNYATIGNLRAYIFADLLRRFFEYRNLKIKYVMNITDVDDKTIRESQNQKKTLKAFTDFYLRGFIGDLKSLNIKLPDVMPKATEHVREMINLIKILLKKGFAYKAEDGSVYFKISKFPQYGELAQIEKQDLKPNIENRLNAQDEYNKENINDFVLWKAWKPSDGKVFWQTDLGKGRPGWHIECSAMSMKYLSPHFDIHGGGIDLIFPHHTNEIAQSEAATGKKFVNYWLHNAHLIVEGQKMSKSLGNFYTLQDIEAKKINPLLLRLILLKTHYRQTLDFSFKNFDEAKAIASKFLNFLIELDFVKNKEKNNLKIKPLITDCRTKFEEAFDDDLNISAALAELFNFMNGINNLMGNLNAGQTKEIKKFIFEIDSVLGFIEPSYKEYQAKKTELLKNKNIQSLLEKRDKLRKEKKYSEADKIRNQLMGKGIVVNDAPQGNQIRLNQLF; translated from the coding sequence ATGCTGCGTCTATTTAATACCCTAACCCATAAAATAGAAAAATTTAAACCCATCAAAGCCGGCTTGGTTAAACTTTATGTCTGCGGCCCCACGGTTTACAACTATGCCACCATCGGTAATCTCCGCGCTTATATTTTTGCCGACCTTTTAAGACGCTTTTTTGAATATCGCAATTTGAAAATCAAATACGTGATGAATATCACCGATGTTGACGATAAAACAATCCGCGAAAGCCAAAATCAGAAAAAAACTCTCAAAGCGTTCACTGATTTTTATTTGCGGGGTTTTATCGGCGATTTAAAATCCTTAAATATCAAACTGCCCGATGTTATGCCGAAAGCCACCGAGCATGTCCGAGAAATGATTAATCTTATAAAAATATTGCTCAAAAAAGGATTCGCTTATAAAGCTGAAGACGGGTCGGTTTATTTTAAAATATCAAAATTTCCGCAATACGGAGAACTGGCCCAAATTGAAAAACAAGATTTAAAGCCGAACATTGAAAATAGATTGAACGCCCAAGATGAATACAATAAAGAAAATATCAATGATTTTGTTTTATGGAAGGCATGGAAGCCGAGCGACGGCAAAGTTTTTTGGCAGACCGATTTGGGCAAAGGCCGGCCGGGCTGGCACATTGAATGTTCGGCAATGTCTATGAAATATCTGAGTCCGCATTTTGATATTCATGGCGGCGGCATTGATTTGATTTTCCCCCACCACACCAATGAAATCGCCCAATCCGAAGCGGCCACCGGCAAAAAATTCGTGAATTATTGGCTTCATAACGCCCATTTAATCGTGGAAGGGCAAAAAATGTCCAAGTCGCTCGGCAATTTTTACACGCTCCAGGATATTGAAGCGAAAAAAATAAATCCTTTATTATTAAGATTAATTTTGTTAAAAACCCATTATCGGCAAACTTTGGATTTTTCTTTCAAAAATTTTGACGAAGCCAAAGCCATTGCTTCAAAATTTTTGAATTTTCTCATTGAGTTGGATTTCGTAAAAAATAAAGAAAAAAACAATCTGAAAATAAAACCACTGATAACCGACTGCCGGACAAAATTTGAAGAAGCGTTTGATGACGATTTGAACATCAGCGCGGCGCTGGCGGAATTATTTAATTTTATGAATGGAATTAATAATTTAATGGGCAATCTTAATGCCGGCCAGACAAAAGAAATCAAAAAGTTTATTTTTGAGATTGACTCGGTTTTGGGCTTTATTGAGCCTTCTTATAAAGAATATCAAGCCAAGAAAACTGAATTGCTCAAAAACAAAAATATCCAATCTTTATTGGAGAAAAGGGATAAATTGAGAAAAGAAAAAAAATATTCGGAAGCCGATAAAATCAGAAACCAATTAATGGGGAAAGGGATTGTGGTTAATGACGCGCCTCAAGGAAATCAGATTCGTCTCAATCAACTTTTCTAG